In Deinococcus irradiatisoli, the genomic stretch CTGAACATTTGTCACCCTGCATAGCTGCCAGCTCGCGTCGCGTTTCCTGCTGACGCATTAGTAGGACTTTGTCAGAGTCGACCAGAGTGGCGCTAGATTGCTGCCATATGGCGATGTTCCGCTGCCCTCCAGCTTTGAGTTATGCGGCACGACACGCCGGATATCAGGGAAGCGGACAAACCATGCACGCAACAAGCGATGGGTTTGTCTGGGTCTTAAACGTACAGCGAAGCCACGATGGCATCCATTTCTACGTCAATCTGGGTGCCCATCCACTCCGCCTGCTCCAGGACAGTTCATCCGTGTCGTCGTTGAAGGAGGGGGAGTGTGCATTTCGCACCCGTGTTGGTGAACGTTAGCTACGAGAGCCGTTGGACGAGAAGCTTGGGCTGGTCTTCTCCCAGACCGAATCCGTCTTCCGAGCGGAGATCCTGGCAGGTGTAGAGCAAATGCCGACCACTGCTCCTGAGGACATTTCGATTCGTGGGTATCATGCTGAACACCATTTTCTGTTATTCGCACAGATTTGCGAGGCATATGGTCAGCCGCAGCAAGCACTGCGGCTGCTGGAGTGGGGACGTCCTCGTGTACGACCAAACGCGACGGGACTGCTGCAGAAGGTTGCGCTTTTCAGGCAGCGTTTGGAAGGTTGACTGAAGAGCGCGGTGGGCATCTGATGTGTTCGCCGCAATGTGGACATCGAGCAGGGAGGAGAGTCTCGAGAGCGTGGCTTGCAGCTCTTCTTGCTTGTGGCACGGTGACATCCTGCTGGGAACGTTCTCCTCGAGGAGAACGAAGGGTCTGAAGAAATAACAAGGTCAGCAGAACCAGGACGACATGATGTTCCAGACCCTGAAGTGAGCGTCCCTCAAAGTGGTCGAGCCCGAGTTCTTCCTTACATTGCAGATGGAGGATCTCGCACGCCCAGCGGGCTTTGATGTCACGGACGAGGTGCGTGAGTGGTGTGCCAGCTGGGTGGTTGGTGGCGTAATACTTGACGACACCACCACGGCGTTTCTCCCCAATAATCCACACCTCCTCACCAGGGAGATGCAGACCTCGTTTGTTCGGCACGCCATCGGCGATGCGCACGCGCATCGCCACCCAGCGCGAGGTCTTACCCCCTTTGACCGTATGCCAGCGGTACGGCGGGAAGCCGTGCAGCACATCTTTGACAGCCTGTGCCGTCTCACTGGTGAGGGCATGTTTTCCGGGTCGGCCTCCCGTCTGCTGCGGGGGATCGGTGAGTGTCACCTGCAGGCTGAAGACCTTCTGGATGCCCACAATGCCCACCGCCCAGGTCAAGCCCCGCTGCGTCAACCCTTGGCGAAACGCTTTGCCGATGCCGTACCCAGCATCGGCCAGCACAACTTTGAAAGTCACGCCGGCTTCGCGTACTCGGTCCAGCTCTTCCAGGGCAATCTCGCTTTTGGACTTGTACTGCTGGCGTTCCGCAGGAACGCCAGCTTGCCCACAACGTTCTGGATCTTGGGTCCATGAGGTGGGAAGGAAGAGCCGCATGCCCAGTGGTGCAAAGAGACGGCCATCGGACAAGGTCAGGGTGATGAGGGATTGGCAATTGGCGATTTTGCCCAGAGCGCCACAGTACTGATGAGTCACGCCGACACTGGCCTCCCCGCTCTTGGGCAATGCGGTGTCGTCAATGACCAGGACCGCGTTCTTGCCGCCACACAGTTGCTGTGCCTGCTGCCTCAACAGAACTTCGAATGCCCCTGTATCCCACGCACTGACATTCAGGAAATGGTGCAATCGCTGATACGGTATGCAAACGTGTTCAGCCATGGGCTGAATACTCTTGCGTTCCAACGGCGCCAACAAACCGCGGACATAGCGGGGCAGACAGGCGCGCTGCTTGCCGTTGTCGAGCAGGTCTAGGTATGCCGACAGGAATCCACCAAACGCCCGCTGCCAATTCCGTGGGGTCGTCATGCCTTCAGCATGTCCCAGACGAAAATCTCGTCCTATACGGCGTTTAACAATGACAAAGTCCTGTTAGCAGCGCCACCAAGTCCGGCGATAGGCGAACGGTACGTCGGGAACTGGCCGTCTTGGAACTCCCTATCCTGACATGCCCCACATTTATCTGAGACCATTTCCCAAATCTGGGCAGTGCGAGTCTGTATGTCAACGTCGATCTTGTGCAAGCCACAGAACTCGCCGCGGTGCGTTCTCGTTGCAATTGCGAACTCAAGCACCGCCCCTCGGCAATCGAGCGGGACCGCTTCCAGGAATTTCTCCAATTCCTTTTACGTAAAAATGGTCAAGTCTGCCTTCGCCTGGCGCGGTTAGCTAAAACGCACAACATCTGCCAGATTACAGTTCACGATTTCGAGGCGGACAGCGTCTTTGAGTGCGATATAGAGCGGCTGGTGGGTTTGCTGCTGGGTACCAGTGCTCAGGTCCTTGGAGTTCATGCCCAGGTAGACCAGCTCACACATGAGCCTGGTGTTACCAGTTCCCTAACCGAAAGCAAATGACCTTCCGCAACCGTGGTGCGGTCCAGCTGGCGTCAGCAGAGCTGTGTACCAACGCACCCTCCTATAGTGAGGTGCAGATCTGCGCCTGTTGCTCGCTACTTAAAGCGGTAGGGACGGCCAGGGCTCAACCTGACTTCTAGGCCGCCTTAGCGTTTCACGCGCTTCTCCCAGCTGTAGAGAGTGTGGACCAACACCCTGAACGGGTCAGCGATCTCCTGATTCGTCTTATCACCCACCTGAATAACCCGGAGTTTGGCCAGTCGCCGCTCTTCTCACTGTACAAGTGTGTCTGGCTGACAAAAGCTCATGGCTAAACCTGACCTACGTATAGGTCCATGGACGACGAGTAGGCTACAGGCTCGCCATTCGGCTAATCCTACGGTGGATAAATCTTGATGCGGAAAGCCTTGGGGCGATGGGATCGCTTGGCGAAGAGTACGTCCCCCTCCCACTACCCCCTTAAAGGTGGCTTGTCAAATGAGAGGTAAAAGCAGATAGTTTTCTCATATGAAATATAAATTAGGCTTTCTTCTGACGACATTAACGATTTCGCTCGCCTCTTCTGCCTTTGCGTCGGGTGCTGTGAAGGAGTCGAATCTCACCGGCTTTAAGTTACCGGCGGGTGCCGTGGAACTCACAGACGACGACTTTCCGGATGATCTGGTCGGCTATCTGGAGGATACGGCGAGCGGCTTGGGCGGGAAATGCGAATACCACGAGCTGTTGACTTGGGATACTGGTGATGAGCCTGCATTGGCAGATGCCTTGAGCGCCGATCTTCCGTCGGACTTTGCGCTGAAGAACCTCGACACGGGCCATATCGATAAGGACAACGATTACCAGACCTTCTCGCTGACCAGTAGCAAGGTCACCTACGCCGCCGTGTTCATGTATAGCAGCAAGGATGCACAGCTGGCTTGGTGCAACGTCGTCAAGAAGTAAACACTGCTTCGCTTCTCATCCAAAAAAACCCGCCCAGCGCGGGTTTTGTTGTTTTGGGTGTTCGTAAGCTGTAAATAGCGAAAGGGGGGCATTACGGATAGCGCCCGAAAGAACTTCTTTACTCCGCATTGTCTTTCCTGACTGAGCCGACAACCGCCCTAAATACCTCACCGGCAAAACAACCGACGCCCGCAGCGTTGCTTCCTCAAGAGCGGATCACTTCGCCCTGCGGCCCCAACTTCTTCGGCTCGCGGAAGAGGATGTTTTCCCACTCGCCCTGCTCGGTGACTTCCAACGCCGGGTTGAGCGCCCGGAAATATCCGACCAGTGCCTGTACCAGATCGTCAGGCGTGCTGGCCGCGCTGCTGATCCCTAGACGCCGCACCCCACGAAGATCGAGGGCGCGCACGTCGTCGGCGGTTTCCAGGCGGTGACTTCTCGGGCACAGGCTCTGTGCCAGTTCGAGCAGCCGCATGCCATTGCTGCTGTGGGTGCTGGTCAGCACCACGAAAGCGTCCACTATGGGCGCGATGCGCTTGACCTCGTCCTGACGGTTCTTGGTGGCGTAGCACAAGTCCTCGCTCGGCGGAATCAGCAGCGCCGGAAAGCGGGCCTTGAGAATCTCCACCGTGCGCCGGGTGTCGTCCACGCTGAGTGTCGTCTGGGTCAGCACCACCAGCTTGTCGGGGTTGGGCACTTCCACGGTGTGCGGATCGAGCAGCCCTTCGCCGGTCTTGCCCAGCACCCCCACGATCAGGGTGGCATCCGGCGCTTCGCCCAGCGTGCCGATAACTTCCTGGTGCCGGGCGCTGTCGCCGATCAGCAGGATGGTGTAACCCTCGCGGGCGTATTTCTTGGCCTCGGTATGCACCTTGGTCACCAGCGGACAGGTCGCGTCGATGGTGGACAGCCCCAGTTCGCGCGCCCGCTGCCGGACCTGCGGCGACACGCCGTGTGCCGAGAACACGATGGTCTCGCTGCCGTGAGGCAGGGCCTCCAGGGTGCTGAGGTCCTCGACGAAATGCACGCCGTGCTGGCCCTCCAGCCGCTCCACGACAGTGTGGTTGTGCACGATGCTGTGGTAGACCGTCAGCGGCTTGGTTTCGCTCTGGGCGGCTTTCTCCACGGCGCCGATGGCCATCACCACGCCGGCGCAAAAGCCCCTCGGCTTGGCGAGGATAAGCTGCTCGACGCCGGCATGTCCCGCACCCACGCCGCTGTGTTCCCGGATCTGATCGGCCATATCACCGCAGTCTAACGGCGGGCGGCCAGGGTCAA encodes the following:
- a CDS encoding DUF4304 domain-containing protein; translated protein: MHATSDGFVWVLNVQRSHDGIHFYVNLGAHPLRLLQDSSSVSSLKEGECAFRTRVGER
- a CDS encoding IS701 family transposase; the protein is MTTPRNWQRAFGGFLSAYLDLLDNGKQRACLPRYVRGLLAPLERKSIQPMAEHVCIPYQRLHHFLNVSAWDTGAFEVLLRQQAQQLCGGKNAVLVIDDTALPKSGEASVGVTHQYCGALGKIANCQSLITLTLSDGRLFAPLGMRLFLPTSWTQDPERCGQAGVPAERQQYKSKSEIALEELDRVREAGVTFKVVLADAGYGIGKAFRQGLTQRGLTWAVGIVGIQKVFSLQVTLTDPPQQTGGRPGKHALTSETAQAVKDVLHGFPPYRWHTVKGGKTSRWVAMRVRIADGVPNKRGLHLPGEEVWIIGEKRRGGVVKYYATNHPAGTPLTHLVRDIKARWACEILHLQCKEELGLDHFEGRSLQGLEHHVVLVLLTLLFLQTLRSPRGERSQQDVTVPQARRAASHALETLLPARCPHCGEHIRCPPRSSVNLPNAA
- the ispH gene encoding 4-hydroxy-3-methylbut-2-enyl diphosphate reductase; translated protein: MADQIREHSGVGAGHAGVEQLILAKPRGFCAGVVMAIGAVEKAAQSETKPLTVYHSIVHNHTVVERLEGQHGVHFVEDLSTLEALPHGSETIVFSAHGVSPQVRQRARELGLSTIDATCPLVTKVHTEAKKYAREGYTILLIGDSARHQEVIGTLGEAPDATLIVGVLGKTGEGLLDPHTVEVPNPDKLVVLTQTTLSVDDTRRTVEILKARFPALLIPPSEDLCYATKNRQDEVKRIAPIVDAFVVLTSTHSSNGMRLLELAQSLCPRSHRLETADDVRALDLRGVRRLGISSAASTPDDLVQALVGYFRALNPALEVTEQGEWENILFREPKKLGPQGEVIRS